Proteins from a genomic interval of Plectropomus leopardus isolate mb unplaced genomic scaffold, YSFRI_Pleo_2.0 unplaced_scaffold39, whole genome shotgun sequence:
- the LOC121938969 gene encoding heterogeneous nuclear ribonucleoprotein L-like isoform X3, producing the protein MAATASRYYSEDGRATKRQKTDGMATGYEDPHKTLPSVVVHVRGLVDGVTEADLVEALQEFGAISYVVVMPKKRQALVEYEDMNGSSTAVTYAADNQVYIAGHPAFINYSTSQKISRPGDSDDSRSVNNVLLLTIMNPIYPITTDVLYTICNNCGPVQRIVIFRKNGVQAMVEFDSVQSAQRAKASLNGADIYSGCCTLKIEYAKPTRLNVFKNDQDTWDYTNPNLGGPEDVNANPNKRQRQPALLGDHPPEYGGGYHGYDESYGSPPFEGRRMGPPMRGRGGRSYGPGFGPPPPPPGEYGGHAESPVVMLYGLDPVKMNADRVFNIFCLYGNVERVKFMKSKPGAAMVEMGDCYAVDRAITHLNNNFLFEQRLNVCVSKQQAIVPGQCYELEDGSSSFKDFHGSRNNRFTSPEQAAKNRIQHPSNVLHFFNAQPDVTPEVFSQICEEIGVKSPVNVKMFTGKSGAAPSDRSASGLLEWESINDAMEALAMMNHYQMKNAAGPYPYTLKLCFSTVQHAN; encoded by the exons ATGGCTGCTACAGCGAGCCGTTACTACAGCGAAGACGGTAGGGCAACGAAACGACAGAAAACCGACGGGATGGCCACG GGATATGAAGATCCTCACAAGACCCTTCCGTCTGTCGTGGTGCATGTCCGAGGGCTGGTGGACGGTGTTACAGAGGCTGATCTAGTGGAGGCCCTACAAGAATTTGGAGCCATCAG CTATGTGGTGGTGATGCCTAAGAAGCGGCAGGCACTGGTGGAGTACGAAGACATGAATGGATCATCGACAGCCGTAACATACGCTGCAGACAACCAAGTTTACATCGCTGGCCACCCAGCCTTCATCAACTACTCCACCAGCCAGAAGATCTCCAGGCCGGGAGACTCTGACGACTCTAGAAGTGTTAACAACGTTCTTCTGCTCACCATCATGAACCCTATCTACCCCATCACCACG GATGTCCTTTATACCATCTGCAACAACTGTGGGCCGGTCCAGAGAATCGTCATCTTCAGGAAGAATGGCGTCCAGGCGATGGTTGA ATTCGACTCTGTGCAAAGCGCCCAGCGAGCCAAGGCATCACTCAATGGAGCAGACATCTACTCCGGCTGCTGCACGCTGAAGATCGAGTACGCCAAG CCCACTCGCCTGAATGTGTTCAAGAACGACCAGGACACCTGGGACTACACAAACCCCAATCTGGGAGGACCAG AAGACGTGAACGCCAACCCCAACAAGCGCCAGAGACAGCCTGCTCTGCTGGGCGACCACCCTCCAGAGTATG GAGGTGGTTACCACGGCTACGATGAGAGCTACGGATCCCCACCCTTTGAGGGTCGCCGCATGGGTCCACCAATGAGAGGACGTGGAGGGAGAAGCTACGGACCAGGCTTTggacctcctccacctcctcctggcGAGTATGGTGGCCACGCTGAGTCTCCAGTTGTCATGTTGTACGGATTGGACCCCGTCAAGATGAACGCAGACCGTGTCTTCAATATCTTCTGTCTCTATGGCAATGTAGAGCGG GTAAAGTTCATGAAGAGCAAGCCTGGGGCAGCCATGGTGGAGATGGGAGACTGCTATGCAGTGGACCGCGCCATCACTCACCTCAACAACAACTTTCTCTTTGAACAGAGACTGAATGTCTG CGTGTCCAAGCAGCAAGCCATTGTACCTGGTCAGTGCTATGAACTGGAGGACGGTTCTAGCAGTTTCAAGGACTTTCACGGCTCCAGGAACAACCGCTTCACCTCACCAGAACAGGCGGCCAAAAACCGTATCCAGCACCCGAGCAACGTGTTGCACTTTTTCAACGCCCAGCCAGACGTCACACCAGAGGTTTTCTCTCAG atttgtgaGGAGATCGGTGTCAAGAGTCCTGTCAACGTCAAAATGTTCACAGGAAAGA GTGGTGCCGCTCCCAGTGACCGCAGTGCTTCAGGTCTGCTAGAGTGGGAGTCTATCAATGATGCCATGGAGGCGCTGGCCATGATGAACCACTACCAGATGAAAAATGCAG cTGGTCCTTATCCTTACACCCTCAAACTGTGCTTCTCCACCGTCCAGCACGCCAACTGA
- the LOC121938969 gene encoding heterogeneous nuclear ribonucleoprotein L-like isoform X4, protein MAATASRYYSEDGRATKRQKTDGMATGYEDPHKTLPSVVVHVRGLVDGVTEADLVEALQEFGAISYVVVMPKKRQALVEYEDMNGSSTAVTYAADNQVYIAGHPAFINYSTSQKISRPGDSDDSRSVNNVLLLTIMNPIYPITTDVLYTICNNCGPVQRIVIFRKNGVQAMVEFDSVQSAQRAKASLNGADIYSGCCTLKIEYAKPTRLNVFKNDQDTWDYTNPNLGGPDVNANPNKRQRQPALLGDHPPEYGGGYHGYDESYGSPPFEGRRMGPPMRGRGGRSYGPGFGPPPPPPGEYGGHAESPVVMLYGLDPVKMNADRVFNIFCLYGNVERVKFMKSKPGAAMVEMGDCYAVDRAITHLNNNFLFEQRLNVCVSKQQAIVPGQCYELEDGSSSFKDFHGSRNNRFTSPEQAAKNRIQHPSNVLHFFNAQPDVTPEVFSQICEEIGVKSPVNVKMFTGKSGAAPSDRSASGLLEWESINDAMEALAMMNHYQMKNAAGPYPYTLKLCFSTVQHAN, encoded by the exons ATGGCTGCTACAGCGAGCCGTTACTACAGCGAAGACGGTAGGGCAACGAAACGACAGAAAACCGACGGGATGGCCACG GGATATGAAGATCCTCACAAGACCCTTCCGTCTGTCGTGGTGCATGTCCGAGGGCTGGTGGACGGTGTTACAGAGGCTGATCTAGTGGAGGCCCTACAAGAATTTGGAGCCATCAG CTATGTGGTGGTGATGCCTAAGAAGCGGCAGGCACTGGTGGAGTACGAAGACATGAATGGATCATCGACAGCCGTAACATACGCTGCAGACAACCAAGTTTACATCGCTGGCCACCCAGCCTTCATCAACTACTCCACCAGCCAGAAGATCTCCAGGCCGGGAGACTCTGACGACTCTAGAAGTGTTAACAACGTTCTTCTGCTCACCATCATGAACCCTATCTACCCCATCACCACG GATGTCCTTTATACCATCTGCAACAACTGTGGGCCGGTCCAGAGAATCGTCATCTTCAGGAAGAATGGCGTCCAGGCGATGGTTGA ATTCGACTCTGTGCAAAGCGCCCAGCGAGCCAAGGCATCACTCAATGGAGCAGACATCTACTCCGGCTGCTGCACGCTGAAGATCGAGTACGCCAAG CCCACTCGCCTGAATGTGTTCAAGAACGACCAGGACACCTGGGACTACACAAACCCCAATCTGGGAGGACCAG ACGTGAACGCCAACCCCAACAAGCGCCAGAGACAGCCTGCTCTGCTGGGCGACCACCCTCCAGAGTATG GAGGTGGTTACCACGGCTACGATGAGAGCTACGGATCCCCACCCTTTGAGGGTCGCCGCATGGGTCCACCAATGAGAGGACGTGGAGGGAGAAGCTACGGACCAGGCTTTggacctcctccacctcctcctggcGAGTATGGTGGCCACGCTGAGTCTCCAGTTGTCATGTTGTACGGATTGGACCCCGTCAAGATGAACGCAGACCGTGTCTTCAATATCTTCTGTCTCTATGGCAATGTAGAGCGG GTAAAGTTCATGAAGAGCAAGCCTGGGGCAGCCATGGTGGAGATGGGAGACTGCTATGCAGTGGACCGCGCCATCACTCACCTCAACAACAACTTTCTCTTTGAACAGAGACTGAATGTCTG CGTGTCCAAGCAGCAAGCCATTGTACCTGGTCAGTGCTATGAACTGGAGGACGGTTCTAGCAGTTTCAAGGACTTTCACGGCTCCAGGAACAACCGCTTCACCTCACCAGAACAGGCGGCCAAAAACCGTATCCAGCACCCGAGCAACGTGTTGCACTTTTTCAACGCCCAGCCAGACGTCACACCAGAGGTTTTCTCTCAG atttgtgaGGAGATCGGTGTCAAGAGTCCTGTCAACGTCAAAATGTTCACAGGAAAGA GTGGTGCCGCTCCCAGTGACCGCAGTGCTTCAGGTCTGCTAGAGTGGGAGTCTATCAATGATGCCATGGAGGCGCTGGCCATGATGAACCACTACCAGATGAAAAATGCAG cTGGTCCTTATCCTTACACCCTCAAACTGTGCTTCTCCACCGTCCAGCACGCCAACTGA
- the LOC121938969 gene encoding heterogeneous nuclear ribonucleoprotein L-like isoform X2 — protein MAATASRYYSEDGRATKRQKTDGMATGYEDPHKTLPSVVVHVRGLVDGVTEADLVEALQEFGAISYVVVMPKKRQALVEYEDMNGSSTAVTYAADNQVYIAGHPAFINYSTSQKISRPGDSDDSRSVNNVLLLTIMNPIYPITTDVLYTICNNCGPVQRIVIFRKNGVQAMVEFDSVQSAQRAKASLNGADIYSGCCTLKIEYAKPTRLNVFKNDQDTWDYTNPNLGGPDGDADGNGSNADVNANPNKRQRQPALLGDHPPEYGGGYHGYDESYGSPPFEGRRMGPPMRGRGGRSYGPGFGPPPPPPGEYGGHAESPVVMLYGLDPVKMNADRVFNIFCLYGNVERVKFMKSKPGAAMVEMGDCYAVDRAITHLNNNFLFEQRLNVCVSKQQAIVPGQCYELEDGSSSFKDFHGSRNNRFTSPEQAAKNRIQHPSNVLHFFNAQPDVTPEVFSQICEEIGVKSPVNVKMFTGKSGAAPSDRSASGLLEWESINDAMEALAMMNHYQMKNAAGPYPYTLKLCFSTVQHAN, from the exons ATGGCTGCTACAGCGAGCCGTTACTACAGCGAAGACGGTAGGGCAACGAAACGACAGAAAACCGACGGGATGGCCACG GGATATGAAGATCCTCACAAGACCCTTCCGTCTGTCGTGGTGCATGTCCGAGGGCTGGTGGACGGTGTTACAGAGGCTGATCTAGTGGAGGCCCTACAAGAATTTGGAGCCATCAG CTATGTGGTGGTGATGCCTAAGAAGCGGCAGGCACTGGTGGAGTACGAAGACATGAATGGATCATCGACAGCCGTAACATACGCTGCAGACAACCAAGTTTACATCGCTGGCCACCCAGCCTTCATCAACTACTCCACCAGCCAGAAGATCTCCAGGCCGGGAGACTCTGACGACTCTAGAAGTGTTAACAACGTTCTTCTGCTCACCATCATGAACCCTATCTACCCCATCACCACG GATGTCCTTTATACCATCTGCAACAACTGTGGGCCGGTCCAGAGAATCGTCATCTTCAGGAAGAATGGCGTCCAGGCGATGGTTGA ATTCGACTCTGTGCAAAGCGCCCAGCGAGCCAAGGCATCACTCAATGGAGCAGACATCTACTCCGGCTGCTGCACGCTGAAGATCGAGTACGCCAAG CCCACTCGCCTGAATGTGTTCAAGAACGACCAGGACACCTGGGACTACACAAACCCCAATCTGGGAGGACCAG ATGGTGATGCAGATGGCAATGGGAGcaatgcag ACGTGAACGCCAACCCCAACAAGCGCCAGAGACAGCCTGCTCTGCTGGGCGACCACCCTCCAGAGTATG GAGGTGGTTACCACGGCTACGATGAGAGCTACGGATCCCCACCCTTTGAGGGTCGCCGCATGGGTCCACCAATGAGAGGACGTGGAGGGAGAAGCTACGGACCAGGCTTTggacctcctccacctcctcctggcGAGTATGGTGGCCACGCTGAGTCTCCAGTTGTCATGTTGTACGGATTGGACCCCGTCAAGATGAACGCAGACCGTGTCTTCAATATCTTCTGTCTCTATGGCAATGTAGAGCGG GTAAAGTTCATGAAGAGCAAGCCTGGGGCAGCCATGGTGGAGATGGGAGACTGCTATGCAGTGGACCGCGCCATCACTCACCTCAACAACAACTTTCTCTTTGAACAGAGACTGAATGTCTG CGTGTCCAAGCAGCAAGCCATTGTACCTGGTCAGTGCTATGAACTGGAGGACGGTTCTAGCAGTTTCAAGGACTTTCACGGCTCCAGGAACAACCGCTTCACCTCACCAGAACAGGCGGCCAAAAACCGTATCCAGCACCCGAGCAACGTGTTGCACTTTTTCAACGCCCAGCCAGACGTCACACCAGAGGTTTTCTCTCAG atttgtgaGGAGATCGGTGTCAAGAGTCCTGTCAACGTCAAAATGTTCACAGGAAAGA GTGGTGCCGCTCCCAGTGACCGCAGTGCTTCAGGTCTGCTAGAGTGGGAGTCTATCAATGATGCCATGGAGGCGCTGGCCATGATGAACCACTACCAGATGAAAAATGCAG cTGGTCCTTATCCTTACACCCTCAAACTGTGCTTCTCCACCGTCCAGCACGCCAACTGA
- the LOC121938969 gene encoding heterogeneous nuclear ribonucleoprotein L-like isoform X1, with translation MAATASRYYSEDGRATKRQKTDGMATGYEDPHKTLPSVVVHVRGLVDGVTEADLVEALQEFGAISYVVVMPKKRQALVEYEDMNGSSTAVTYAADNQVYIAGHPAFINYSTSQKISRPGDSDDSRSVNNVLLLTIMNPIYPITTDVLYTICNNCGPVQRIVIFRKNGVQAMVEFDSVQSAQRAKASLNGADIYSGCCTLKIEYAKPTRLNVFKNDQDTWDYTNPNLGGPDGDADGNGSNAEDVNANPNKRQRQPALLGDHPPEYGGGYHGYDESYGSPPFEGRRMGPPMRGRGGRSYGPGFGPPPPPPGEYGGHAESPVVMLYGLDPVKMNADRVFNIFCLYGNVERVKFMKSKPGAAMVEMGDCYAVDRAITHLNNNFLFEQRLNVCVSKQQAIVPGQCYELEDGSSSFKDFHGSRNNRFTSPEQAAKNRIQHPSNVLHFFNAQPDVTPEVFSQICEEIGVKSPVNVKMFTGKSGAAPSDRSASGLLEWESINDAMEALAMMNHYQMKNAAGPYPYTLKLCFSTVQHAN, from the exons ATGGCTGCTACAGCGAGCCGTTACTACAGCGAAGACGGTAGGGCAACGAAACGACAGAAAACCGACGGGATGGCCACG GGATATGAAGATCCTCACAAGACCCTTCCGTCTGTCGTGGTGCATGTCCGAGGGCTGGTGGACGGTGTTACAGAGGCTGATCTAGTGGAGGCCCTACAAGAATTTGGAGCCATCAG CTATGTGGTGGTGATGCCTAAGAAGCGGCAGGCACTGGTGGAGTACGAAGACATGAATGGATCATCGACAGCCGTAACATACGCTGCAGACAACCAAGTTTACATCGCTGGCCACCCAGCCTTCATCAACTACTCCACCAGCCAGAAGATCTCCAGGCCGGGAGACTCTGACGACTCTAGAAGTGTTAACAACGTTCTTCTGCTCACCATCATGAACCCTATCTACCCCATCACCACG GATGTCCTTTATACCATCTGCAACAACTGTGGGCCGGTCCAGAGAATCGTCATCTTCAGGAAGAATGGCGTCCAGGCGATGGTTGA ATTCGACTCTGTGCAAAGCGCCCAGCGAGCCAAGGCATCACTCAATGGAGCAGACATCTACTCCGGCTGCTGCACGCTGAAGATCGAGTACGCCAAG CCCACTCGCCTGAATGTGTTCAAGAACGACCAGGACACCTGGGACTACACAAACCCCAATCTGGGAGGACCAG ATGGTGATGCAGATGGCAATGGGAGcaatgcag AAGACGTGAACGCCAACCCCAACAAGCGCCAGAGACAGCCTGCTCTGCTGGGCGACCACCCTCCAGAGTATG GAGGTGGTTACCACGGCTACGATGAGAGCTACGGATCCCCACCCTTTGAGGGTCGCCGCATGGGTCCACCAATGAGAGGACGTGGAGGGAGAAGCTACGGACCAGGCTTTggacctcctccacctcctcctggcGAGTATGGTGGCCACGCTGAGTCTCCAGTTGTCATGTTGTACGGATTGGACCCCGTCAAGATGAACGCAGACCGTGTCTTCAATATCTTCTGTCTCTATGGCAATGTAGAGCGG GTAAAGTTCATGAAGAGCAAGCCTGGGGCAGCCATGGTGGAGATGGGAGACTGCTATGCAGTGGACCGCGCCATCACTCACCTCAACAACAACTTTCTCTTTGAACAGAGACTGAATGTCTG CGTGTCCAAGCAGCAAGCCATTGTACCTGGTCAGTGCTATGAACTGGAGGACGGTTCTAGCAGTTTCAAGGACTTTCACGGCTCCAGGAACAACCGCTTCACCTCACCAGAACAGGCGGCCAAAAACCGTATCCAGCACCCGAGCAACGTGTTGCACTTTTTCAACGCCCAGCCAGACGTCACACCAGAGGTTTTCTCTCAG atttgtgaGGAGATCGGTGTCAAGAGTCCTGTCAACGTCAAAATGTTCACAGGAAAGA GTGGTGCCGCTCCCAGTGACCGCAGTGCTTCAGGTCTGCTAGAGTGGGAGTCTATCAATGATGCCATGGAGGCGCTGGCCATGATGAACCACTACCAGATGAAAAATGCAG cTGGTCCTTATCCTTACACCCTCAAACTGTGCTTCTCCACCGTCCAGCACGCCAACTGA
- the LOC121938970 gene encoding LOW QUALITY PROTEIN: serine/arginine-rich splicing factor 7-like (The sequence of the model RefSeq protein was modified relative to this genomic sequence to represent the inferred CDS: deleted 2 bases in 1 codon) yields MSYYNSRSSSRATDCKVYVGDLGNGAAKGELERAFSYYGPLRTVWVARNPPGFAFVEFEDPRDAEDAVKGMDGKLLCGSRVRVEMSTGLSRKGRGRPSRRQFDPNDRCYQCGDRGHYAYDCYRFSKRGGRRSRSRSRSRSRSRSRSRGRRYRSRSRSRSHSRSRRRSPSYSRRGARSGSPARSKSRTPVRSRSRSRSRSGSAPRGRSVSRSRSRSQSANHKRNSRSRSASPHRSPTPADD; encoded by the exons ATGTCGTACTACAACTCCCGCAGCTCATCTCGGGCCACCGACTGTAAAGTGTACGTTGGTGATTTGGGCAATGGTGCTGCCAAGGGGGAGCTGGAGCGAGCGTTCAGTTATTATGGCCCACTGAGGACCGTCTGGGTGGCCAGGAACCCACCTGGGTTTGCCTTTGTGGAGTTTGAGGATCCCAGAGATGCAGAAGATGCTGTTAAAGGCATGGATGGAAA GCTCCTTTGTGGTTCCCGAGTTCGTGTGGAGATGTCAACAGGCCTCTCCAGGAAGGGCCGTGGGCGCCCCAGCCGACGCCAATTCGACCCCAATGATCGGTGTTACCAGTGTGGGGACCGGGGCCACTATGCCTATGACTGCTACCGCTTTAGCAAGAGAGGAGGCCGTCGCAGCAG GTCTCGCTCTCGTTCTCGC TCGCGCTCCAGGTCCAGGTCCCGTGGGCGCCGTTATCGCTCTCGCTCCCGCAGCCGTAGCCACAGCAG GAGCCGTCGCCGATCTCCATCCTATTCCAGACGTGGAGC CAGATCTGGATCCCCGGCCCGATCCAAGTCCAGGACTCCAGTGAGAAG TCGTTCCAGATCTCGTTCTCGGTCTGGCTCAGCTCCCAGAGGACGCTCTGTCTCCCGATCCCGCTCACGATCTCAGTCAGCCAATCACAAGAGGAACAG TCGTTCCCGTTCAGCAAGTCCACACCGGAGCCCTACGCCAGCCGACGACTGA